A region of the Nocardia nova SH22a genome:
CTGACATTCGCGTTGCCCTGGTCGCCGACCGACCACGGCGCCGAGTGCACGAACACACCGCCCGAGGTCAAGCGCTCGGCGAACTCACCGGTGAGGTAGTAGCCCTCCGGATCGTCGAGCGGAATGCCGATCGTGCGCGAATCGAAGATGATGGTGCGGTCCTTCTCCATCACGGGGAAGGTGCCCACCGGCGTCTCGCGGCCCGGCTTGCCCATCGACGCGGGCATCACCCGCGGCGCCTGACCGGGGACGAACACGGTGAACGTGTGCGCCGACATGTCCGCGTCGGCGCTGGTGCCGCCGTCGGTGCGGAAATCGGTGCGGGCATCGCCCGCGGTGACGGTGAACCGGGAGGCGGCGGGCAGGAAACCCGTTGCGGTCCAGACCAGTTCGCGATCATTGGTCCAGGAGAACGAACCGGGCAGGTTCCCGACGTGCACGGATTGTTCGGCGCGTGCGCGGTCGGCGACGGGTGCGGTGAAGTGGACGGTGACCGGATGGGCGATCCCGACCACGGCGCCCGCGCGCGGCGATATCGAGGCCACGGACGCGGTCTGCGGTGTCACCATCACCGCGGCGGCGGTGCCGGTGGCGACCGCGGCCAGTAGAGCGACAACTGATGCCAGGAAGACATGACGCATCATGTTTCGCATGGCTCCACCCCCTCAGGTGGTGAGCGTTATAAGACCCCCGATTCTAGTTCCGGATGATCATGATCCGCTGAATAGTTCTCGCTTCGTAATGACAGTTACGGCGTGGCTAATCGAAGAGTCGCACGAGATGTGGTATGCGAATCAGCCCACGACGGCGGCGAGAACATCGGTGTGCAGCGCGTCCGCGCGGGCGAAGATCTCCTCGATCCGGCGCAGCGCGGGGGCGAATTCGGCCGCGTCCTGTTCGCCCAGCGAGCCCACGTTGATGGCGATATTGAGCTGCGAACTCGCGGCCGCGGCCCGCGCGGCGTCGGCGGCGGCGCCGATGTCGGTGACCACGTTCGGATTGCCGATCGGCAGCAGATCCGCGGCCAGCGACAGCACCTCGTCCGCCTCGGCGACCACCGCGGCCGGAACGCGCGCGGCCTGCAGCAGTGCGGCGGTGATCGCGGCCTTGCGGCCCGCGATCTGCTCGTCGGTGTCCTTGGGGAGCTTGTAGGCCGCGCCCACGGCGGTGAAGGCCGCGGCGTCGGCATCGGCCAGATCCAGGGAGCGGGCGCGAGCGGCGTCGGCGGCGGCGATGATCCGATCGATCACGGGCCGGTTGTCGGCGTCCTTGGCCCGGGTGGTGTAGCGCGCGACCATCGCGACCAGGGCGGCGCCCTGTGCGGCATGCAGCGCCGCCGTCGCGCCGCCGCCGGGGGCGGGGATCTTGGCGGCGAGATCGTCCAGGTATCGGCCGATCGTCGAATCCCCGAACGTCGTGGTGTCCGTCGACGATGCGGTGTCCTGAGACATGCTGCGGGGCCTCCCGTTTCGATGAATCCGCGTGCGGTACGCCGACAACCGTACCGGGCGCCGCCGACGGTGCGGGACCGGGCCGTGCCGCCCGCCTGTCCGGAGCGTCTCGCGGGTGTGCAGGATGGAATACGCGAACCCGGCGCGGTACCGCGTTCGGTACCGGTTGTGCGGTGCGTTAACCTCATTGCAACTGGTTGCATATGAATGGAGTTGCATAAGATGCGTATCGGATTGGGCATCAACTATGCGGGGGGCTTCAAAGAGGTCGCGGCCGAGGTCGCCGATCTCGAGCGGGCCGGCCTCGACATCGTCTTCGTCCCGGAGGCCTATTCCTACGACGCGGTGAGCGGGCTGGGCTACCTCGCCGCCAAGACCGAGCGAGTGCAGCTGGCCTCGGGCATCCTGCAGCTCTACACCCGTACCCCCACCCTGACCGCCATGACCGCCGCGGGTCTGGACTACGTCTCCGACGGCCGCTACATCCTCGGCCTGGGCGCTTCGGGCCCGCAGGTCATCGAGGGATTCCACGGTGTGCCCTACGACGCGCCCATCGGCCGCACCCGCGAGGTGGTCGAGATCTGCCGCAAGGTGTGGCGGCGCGAGCGCCTGGAATATCAGGGCAAGTACTACACGATCCCGCTGCCCGCCGAGCGCGGCACGGGACTGGGCAAGCCGCTCAAGCTCATCAACCACCCGGTCCGCGACCGCATCCCGGTCCTGCTGGCGGCGCTCGGCCCGAAGAACGTGCAGCTGGCGGCCGAACTGGCCGAGGGCTGGCAGCCGATCTTCTTCCTGCCCGAGAAGGCGCACGACGTCTGGGGTGAGGCCCTGGCGGCGGGCACCGCGAAGCGCGATCCCGAACTCGGCGCGCTGGACGTGTACGCCGGGCCCGCGCTGGCGATCGGCGACAATGTCGAACCGCTACGCGAGTTCGTCAAGCCGCACCTGGCCCTCTACATCGGCGGCATGGGCGCCAAGGGCAAGAACTTCTACCACACCCTGGCCACGAAATACGGCTACGGCGCCGAGGCCGACCGCATCCAGGAGCTGTATCTGGCCGGTCGCAAGGAGGAGGCCACCAGGGTGGCCCCCGACGATCTGGTCCGCGACATCTCGCTGATCGGCCCGGCCGGATTCGTCGCCGAGCGGGTCGAGGCGTTCCGCGAGGCCGGTGTCACCGTGCTGAACGTGGTCCCGCTGGCCGAGACCGCCGGGGCGCGGGTGAAGTTGATCGAACAACTACGCGAACTCGTCTGAGACGAACCCGCATGCCACGGGCCCGGTCGCTGCTCGCGACCGGGCCCGTGGGCTGTGCGTATATCGAGTCCTGCCGTGCTAGTCCTGCCGCAGCGCCGCCAGTGCGGCGTCGAGCGTCGTATGCAGGGTGAAGACCTGATCGAGATTGGTGAGCTTGAGCTGTCTGCTGGTGGCGGGGCCCTCGGCGACGAGAACGATACGAGTCGCCGACCCGGCCCGCTGATGAGCGGCCACGAGCGCGGCCATTCCGGCCGAAGCCAGGAAGCTCACCTGCAGCAGATCGATGATCAGTGTCGCCGGTGTCCCGCCGAGGGCCGCTTCGATGGCACTCTCGAGCGCGGGAGCGGTTGCCAGGTCGACCTCGCCGGCCACGGTGAGCACGGTCGCATCGTCGTGCACGCTGACCGAGGTGGTCATCGCGTCGGCGAGGGGATACGCGTCTCCGGAAGTGTTGGTCACGGGCTTCAATGTACCCGGTTGCCGCCGGACCATCTCTTCGACCAGGTATTTCCCTTCGGGCACAACGGGATAGGCGAGGGGCCCGCCGCGGCGGCCGCTCCCGGTCGCAGGATTCGCCCGTGCGTATCCGCACGCCGGGACCGCCGGGCGTCGCGTCGCGGGGATGGGGCGGTACGCGCAGGTCAGCCGCGATAGCGGTGGGTCTGCTGTGCGGGGTGGACGTGGGCCGCTCGGCGGCGATCGGGCCGCCGCCGGGAGTCAGCGATTGCGGGTGACGAGGAAATCGTCGACGATTCGGGCGCAGTCGGCGCGGGTGGTCCGGCCCAGCCCGGTCAATCGCAGGAAGACGATCGGACCGACCAGCCGCGCCACCGTCGTGATGGATTCCCGCTCGTCGAGTGGCGCCCCGCCGTGCGCGTCACCGAGCAACTCGTCGAACGGACGGCGATATCGCTCGATGAGATGCTGCCGCAGGGCCACCGCCTCCGGACCGGACGCGGTGCCCGCGGGGTCACTGGTGGCCGTCCAGGTCAGCGTCGTCATATGCAGCGGAGCGCGATCGATGAGGACGGCCTGCCGGTGAACGAGCTCGATGAGCCGATCCCGCAGTGTGCCACCGGAATCCGGGACTTGCGCGGCGGGCAGGAGGAAGCGGTCGAGTGCGGCGGCCCGAAGCGCCACGATGCTGCCGAAGTTGCGATAGAGAGTGGTACGCGCGACCTTCGAGACCCTGGTGACGGCGTCGATGGTGACGGCCTCGATACCGCCGCGCTCGAGCAGTCCGGTCGCCGCCGCGAGCAGCTTCGCCCGCGAGCGCAGCCTGCGCGGATCCGCGTCCGGGAAATGGGACCGCGGCGTGTCCGTCGGCGCCGGATGGCACTCCGGGACCCGGAAATCTGTTCCGCCGGTCGTCGCGATCATCGCGGGAACACCGTATCGGTGTGTTCTCCCAGCCGCGGTGCGGCGCGGGCGGGACTGTGCCGACCGTTGACCGCCATCGGTAGTCCGGGCGCGAGGTAGTCGCCGATGCCGGGCTGGTGCAGCTTCGTGAACAGGGGGTTCGCGGTGACCCGAGGGTCGGTGACGACCTCGCCGAAGCTGCGGTAGCGCTCCCACAGGACCGAGGTTCCGGCCAGGGCGGTGGCGATGTCGCCCGCCACACGATCGCGGAACCAGGGTGTGAACAAGCCGGTCAGCACATCGCGGTGCCGATAGCGCACGCCCTCGTCGGCGAAGTCGGCGGACAGGGCGTCGCCGAGTGCCGCGACGGCGGCCTCGGTGCCGGTCAGCGCGGTGAGGTCGCGAAAATGCCTGGGGGTCAACGTGACCACCATGAACGAGATGCCGTCGGCGCTGGTGAAGTGCTGTCCGTACTGGCCGTAGAGAGCGTTGCCGAGCCGGGGGCGCTCTCGCCCGCACACCGCTGCCTCGGTGAGGAAGCCGAGGTTGCCCGCGGTCGCCAGTGCGACGTCCTCCAGCGCGAGGGTGATCCGCGCACCGCTGCCGGTCGCGTCCCGGTTGCGCACCGCGGTGGTGATCGCCAGGGCCGCGTACACCCCGCACAGCGCATCCCACGCGGGGAGCACGTGATTCACCGGTTCGGCATCGGCCGCGGGGCCGGTGACGAGCGGGAATCCGGTGGCGGCGTTGACGGTGTAGTCGACCGCCGCGGAACCGTCCGCGCGGCCGCGGATTTCGAGATGGATCAGGTCCGGGCGGCGTGCGACGAGAGTGTCGTAATCGAGCCAGTCCCGGCCGGGCATATTGGTCAGC
Encoded here:
- a CDS encoding STAS domain-containing protein, with product MTTSVSVHDDATVLTVAGEVDLATAPALESAIEAALGGTPATLIIDLLQVSFLASAGMAALVAAHQRAGSATRIVLVAEGPATSRQLKLTNLDQVFTLHTTLDAALAALRQD
- a CDS encoding LLM class F420-dependent oxidoreductase; its protein translation is MRIGLGINYAGGFKEVAAEVADLERAGLDIVFVPEAYSYDAVSGLGYLAAKTERVQLASGILQLYTRTPTLTAMTAAGLDYVSDGRYILGLGASGPQVIEGFHGVPYDAPIGRTREVVEICRKVWRRERLEYQGKYYTIPLPAERGTGLGKPLKLINHPVRDRIPVLLAALGPKNVQLAAELAEGWQPIFFLPEKAHDVWGEALAAGTAKRDPELGALDVYAGPALAIGDNVEPLREFVKPHLALYIGGMGAKGKNFYHTLATKYGYGAEADRIQELYLAGRKEEATRVAPDDLVRDISLIGPAGFVAERVEAFREAGVTVLNVVPLAETAGARVKLIEQLRELV
- a CDS encoding CoA transferase, encoding MTPLSGVRIVEISSFVAAPLAGMTLAQLGAEVVRIDPIGGAADTGRWPLTDDGHSIYWTGLNKGKRSATVDLRSPAGQAAVADLIADDPGGGILLTNMPGRDWLDYDTLVARRPDLIHLEIRGRADGSAAVDYTVNAATGFPLVTGPAADAEPVNHVLPAWDALCGVYAALAITTAVRNRDATGSGARITLALEDVALATAGNLGFLTEAAVCGRERPRLGNALYGQYGQHFTSADGISFMVVTLTPRHFRDLTALTGTEAAVAALGDALSADFADEGVRYRHRDVLTGLFTPWFRDRVAGDIATALAGTSVLWERYRSFGEVVTDPRVTANPLFTKLHQPGIGDYLAPGLPMAVNGRHSPARAAPRLGEHTDTVFPR
- a CDS encoding cyclodeaminase/cyclohydrolase family protein; the protein is MSQDTASSTDTTTFGDSTIGRYLDDLAAKIPAPGGGATAALHAAQGAALVAMVARYTTRAKDADNRPVIDRIIAAADAARARSLDLADADAAAFTAVGAAYKLPKDTDEQIAGRKAAITAALLQAARVPAAVVAEADEVLSLAADLLPIGNPNVVTDIGAAADAARAAAASSQLNIAINVGSLGEQDAAEFAPALRRIEEIFARADALHTDVLAAVVG
- a CDS encoding TetR/AcrR family transcriptional regulator gives rise to the protein MIATTGGTDFRVPECHPAPTDTPRSHFPDADPRRLRSRAKLLAAATGLLERGGIEAVTIDAVTRVSKVARTTLYRNFGSIVALRAAALDRFLLPAAQVPDSGGTLRDRLIELVHRQAVLIDRAPLHMTTLTWTATSDPAGTASGPEAVALRQHLIERYRRPFDELLGDAHGGAPLDERESITTVARLVGPIVFLRLTGLGRTTRADCARIVDDFLVTRNR
- a CDS encoding L,D-transpeptidase → MRNMMRHVFLASVVALLAAVATGTAAAVMVTPQTASVASISPRAGAVVGIAHPVTVHFTAPVADRARAEQSVHVGNLPGSFSWTNDRELVWTATGFLPAASRFTVTAGDARTDFRTDGGTSADADMSAHTFTVFVPGQAPRVMPASMGKPGRETPVGTFPVMEKDRTIIFDSRTIGIPLDDPEGYYLTGEFAERLTSGGVFVHSAPWSVGDQGNANVSHGCINLAPADAEWYYDNVSVGDPVTTHW